The following proteins are encoded in a genomic region of Amycolatopsis sulphurea:
- a CDS encoding GPW/gp25 family protein, whose amino-acid sequence MDFDFPFHIGERGRTADTGYADHVRDLIEQLLFTTPGERVMRPDFGVGLLDLVFEPNSPELAAALQVSAEAALTRWLGDLIKVDTLVVTAEDATLRIEIAYVLLATGERRQDVLEGTAA is encoded by the coding sequence GTGGACTTCGATTTCCCGTTCCACATCGGAGAACGCGGCCGGACCGCGGACACCGGATACGCCGATCACGTGCGCGACCTGATCGAGCAGCTGCTGTTCACCACGCCGGGTGAGCGCGTGATGCGTCCCGATTTCGGGGTGGGACTGCTGGATCTGGTGTTCGAGCCGAACAGCCCGGAGCTGGCCGCCGCCTTGCAGGTCTCCGCGGAGGCCGCGCTGACGCGCTGGCTCGGTGATCTGATCAAAGTGGACACACTGGTGGTCACCGCCGAGGATGCCACGTTGCGGATCGAGATCGCGTACGTGCTCCTCGCGACCGGTGAGCGCCGGCAGGACGTGCTCGAAGGGACGGCCGCATGA
- a CDS encoding putative baseplate assembly protein, which translates to MIDCTDERRRAEVRARERNGIDAVSVSDDRRTLTVLFFGKAPEGLTPVNFRIDGGRRITGIVVVAAELCVSDDPEFADGVRLTVDRPGDLSTYRLCVVEAGPVGNPGTKPYPGFDPRYACVDFTFTSCDDLDCAPADDCPQQTVPEPEIDYLSKDYASFRQLLLDRLSLTMPAWTERHVPDIGITLVELLAYEGDRLSYQQDAVGTEAYLDTARLRVSVRRHARLVDYFMHEGCSARAWVCLEADEQAELPKGAFRFASLPDGVLLDEGPALQESDLDRTGMPRYEMFEPVHTEPLPLRPAHNRISLWTWGDRECRLSKGATSATLADPDRDLRLTAGDVLVFEEVVGAKTGLPADADHTHRQVVRLTSVTETTDELYCRPLLEVTWAREDALAFSLCVNARGGVDCTEYEVGVARGNVVLVEHGARVDWCGGAPEHHDVPPPEGTELGCPDPVDFGCPDEARPARRPGYPPLPVRFRPELKHRPVTQSAPFPLPADVAAAQARRLVALPDRVRARLTRLWRAGEPPSDVDFEFVTRVFGAKLVAKLDLRKHPRRALRYLLARFDDLLETKLARVRQLIHRAHAGYVLTEANEGWEIGQSWGVDEGAALDENSSAFRGAAGPATQPDPRAALPAVTVTDRHGEIWLPRRDLLDSGPADRDFVGELDDDGAVVLRFGDGRNGAEYPLGGTLTASLRVGTGVAGNVGREAINRIVLCRVSVGGIRVVRNPLPAGGGADPEPVSEVRTRAPQEARHRLLRAITAEDYATLAGQTPGVQRAAADLRWTGSWYEAQAGVDPLGAEVAPEWLLDEVRAGLYPYRRIGHDLAVSSATLVPLDLVVHVEVRPEYLAAHVRVAVRRVLAGFFAPDNLTFGTPVRISQVVAVAAAVPGVRHAEVTKLQRLFGPPGIALDAGVLPIGPLEVAQLDDDPSRPENGWLTLDLAGGR; encoded by the coding sequence ATGATCGACTGCACCGACGAGCGACGCCGCGCCGAAGTGCGGGCGCGCGAGCGCAACGGAATCGACGCGGTGAGCGTGAGCGACGACCGCCGCACCCTCACTGTGCTCTTCTTCGGCAAGGCGCCGGAGGGGCTGACCCCGGTGAACTTCCGGATCGACGGCGGGCGCCGGATCACCGGGATCGTGGTCGTCGCGGCCGAGTTGTGCGTGAGCGACGACCCGGAATTCGCGGACGGCGTCCGGCTGACCGTGGACCGCCCGGGAGACCTCTCGACCTACCGGCTGTGCGTGGTGGAAGCCGGGCCGGTCGGCAACCCGGGTACCAAGCCGTACCCGGGCTTCGACCCGCGGTACGCCTGCGTGGACTTCACCTTCACCTCCTGCGACGACCTCGATTGCGCCCCGGCCGATGACTGTCCACAACAGACTGTCCCCGAGCCGGAGATCGACTACCTGAGCAAGGATTACGCGAGCTTCCGCCAGCTGCTGCTGGACCGGCTGAGCCTGACCATGCCGGCCTGGACCGAGCGGCACGTCCCGGACATCGGGATCACCCTGGTGGAACTGCTCGCCTACGAGGGTGACCGGCTCTCCTACCAGCAGGACGCGGTGGGGACCGAGGCGTACCTGGACACTGCGCGGCTGCGGGTGTCCGTCCGCCGGCACGCCCGCCTTGTCGACTACTTCATGCACGAGGGATGCTCCGCGCGGGCCTGGGTGTGCCTCGAAGCCGACGAGCAGGCCGAACTCCCGAAAGGCGCGTTCCGGTTCGCCAGCCTGCCGGACGGGGTGCTGCTCGACGAAGGCCCTGCCTTGCAGGAGAGCGATCTCGACCGGACCGGTATGCCGCGGTACGAGATGTTCGAGCCGGTGCACACCGAACCGTTGCCGCTGCGTCCCGCGCACAATCGGATTTCGTTGTGGACCTGGGGCGACCGGGAATGCCGCCTGTCGAAAGGGGCGACCTCGGCCACCCTGGCCGATCCGGATCGGGACTTGCGGCTGACCGCCGGTGACGTGCTGGTCTTCGAGGAGGTCGTCGGCGCGAAGACCGGGCTGCCCGCGGACGCGGATCACACGCACCGGCAGGTGGTCCGGCTGACGTCGGTCACCGAGACCACCGACGAGCTGTACTGCCGGCCTCTGCTCGAAGTCACCTGGGCGCGCGAGGACGCGCTGGCGTTCTCGTTGTGTGTCAACGCTCGCGGCGGCGTCGACTGCACCGAATACGAGGTCGGGGTGGCGCGCGGCAACGTGGTGCTGGTCGAGCATGGCGCCCGGGTCGACTGGTGTGGCGGCGCTCCTGAGCACCACGACGTGCCGCCACCGGAGGGGACCGAGCTGGGATGTCCGGATCCGGTGGACTTCGGCTGTCCCGACGAGGCCCGCCCGGCACGGCGACCGGGCTACCCGCCGCTGCCGGTGCGGTTCCGGCCGGAGCTGAAGCATCGGCCGGTCACGCAGAGCGCGCCGTTCCCGCTGCCCGCCGACGTCGCGGCCGCGCAGGCGCGCCGGCTGGTCGCGTTGCCCGATCGCGTCCGTGCCAGGCTGACCAGGCTGTGGCGAGCCGGCGAGCCACCGTCCGATGTGGACTTCGAGTTCGTCACGAGGGTGTTCGGCGCGAAGCTGGTCGCGAAACTCGACCTTCGCAAGCATCCCCGGCGAGCGCTGCGGTACCTGCTCGCCCGGTTCGACGACCTGCTGGAGACCAAGTTGGCACGGGTACGTCAGCTGATCCACCGGGCGCACGCCGGATACGTGCTCACCGAGGCGAACGAGGGCTGGGAAATCGGCCAGAGCTGGGGTGTCGACGAGGGCGCTGCGCTCGACGAGAACAGTTCGGCGTTCCGTGGCGCGGCAGGGCCGGCGACGCAGCCGGATCCGCGGGCCGCGCTGCCTGCGGTCACGGTGACCGATCGCCACGGGGAGATCTGGCTGCCGCGCCGGGACTTGCTCGACAGCGGTCCGGCCGACCGTGATTTCGTCGGTGAACTCGACGACGACGGCGCCGTGGTGCTGCGCTTCGGTGACGGCCGCAACGGGGCCGAGTACCCGCTGGGCGGCACGCTGACCGCGTCGCTGCGGGTCGGTACCGGTGTGGCAGGCAACGTCGGGCGGGAGGCGATCAACCGGATCGTGCTCTGCCGGGTTTCGGTGGGCGGCATCCGCGTCGTCCGCAACCCGTTGCCCGCCGGCGGCGGCGCCGATCCGGAGCCGGTGTCGGAGGTCCGGACGCGGGCTCCGCAGGAGGCCCGGCACCGGCTGCTGCGGGCGATCACCGCGGAGGACTACGCGACACTCGCCGGGCAGACCCCGGGGGTGCAACGCGCGGCGGCCGATCTGCGGTGGACCGGCAGCTGGTACGAGGCGCAGGCCGGCGTCGACCCGCTCGGCGCGGAGGTCGCCCCGGAGTGGCTGCTCGACGAAGTCCGCGCGGGCCTCTACCCGTACCGCCGGATCGGCCACGACCTCGCGGTGTCGAGCGCGACGCTGGTGCCGCTCGACCTCGTGGTGCACGTCGAGGTCCGGCCCGAGTACCTCGCCGCGCACGTGCGGGTCGCGGTGCGGCGGGTGCTGGCCGGCTTCTTCGCGCCGGACAACCTGACCTTCGGCACGCCGGTGCGGATCAGTCAGGTGGTCGCCGTGGCGGCCGCCGTACCCGGCGTCCGGCACGCCGAGGTCACCAAGCTGCAGCGCCTCTTCGGCCCGCCCGGGATCGCACTCGACGCCGGCGTGCTGCCGATCGGGCCGCTGGAGGTAGCGCAGCTCGACGACGATCCGAGCCGGCCGGAGAACGGGTGGCTCACCCTCGACTTGGCAGGTGGGCGATGA
- a CDS encoding putative baseplate assembly protein, translated as MSCSCGCGSGTATTTPASTYNRPGLPALSYRIGTHSRFRETMLARIASRPALARLTTREPDDPAIALLDCWAMVGDVLTFYQERLVNEGYLRTAIEPESLIHLGKLVGYTPRPALSASTHLAFTLDPGTKSVIPAGSGAKSVSGQNQVPQTFETTEDLIAREEWNALQVAQNEPVDVNGNTAQGIRRIGVAGTSANLKTGDRLLFLFGSDNPVVRTVEVATADFAAGRTEVTLTVPDGRRNELNQAIEDLADVIGEALPAPVSPWTADSVALLTAAKKYLATVGEVTVVPYRLLRTAQQLSMDLPEQAAIAAAHAGCGVQDWYDLRAKRVIDAAVALLKLILETTRDTDYETAYLKQLAHDLFCPSQELLADGPVPTAEVRDGGKLPCTDCCNRGTALVALTPVLPWLRRDPSRPPRRAIDLQSTVDDLFRADSDVHPKLLIAADPRLGPNLHKAWANQRIAPPPALSGLQVPRVKAVTIDRPAGTTDPDGTTVLYLDNVYDGIARDSWVVLDPGANATSPILQPEPAQVVSVTQATVDVTVKDASGAAKPVGTKQVTVLTVRETFVQPPPAGIIVWAQGESLTAVGDPITTAVGGTEIELGRLYDGLRPGRWLVVSGERADVPHTSGIQTSELTMVAGIRQRVNPEQPGAHVRTYLALATTLSYRYRRATVTLYGNVVAADQGETRTEVLGSGDPGTAGQTFPLRQITADNPLTFLPSANAEGAESTLTTRVSGVRWHETDGLIRSGPAGHDYEEVGAPDGTRSVRFGDGVHGARVPAGAENVTAEYRIGAGHDGNVDAGQINQLSGRAPGVRSVLNPLPSGGGADGDGPADARETIPLRMLALDRLLSVRDYADFTRARAGIGKASAVQLSDGDRQVVHVTIAATGDVRIDPSSGLFTTLEDALAAFGDRGVPVRVAVRDQVLLVLRAGIKVLPDYSWNLVEPAVRAALLDRFSFAHRELGEPAYLSEVFAAVQAVPGVDYADVDVFDGISGDVTPIELATIVDGLTEAKACVPAPGARFAEVFDTVGYVNEFGWDTLTTVALRNGLTLAELVRLNPRLESAELPENGRLTVFRGIRPARLAVLPGAVPEALTLVRIP; from the coding sequence ATGAGCTGTTCGTGCGGCTGTGGTTCGGGAACCGCCACGACGACCCCGGCTTCGACCTACAACCGGCCCGGGCTGCCCGCGCTGTCCTACCGGATCGGCACGCACAGCCGGTTCCGGGAGACGATGCTGGCCAGGATCGCGAGCAGGCCGGCCCTCGCGCGGCTGACCACGCGGGAACCCGACGATCCGGCCATCGCGCTGCTGGACTGCTGGGCGATGGTCGGCGACGTGCTGACCTTCTACCAGGAGCGTCTCGTCAACGAGGGCTACCTGCGTACCGCGATCGAGCCGGAATCCCTGATCCACCTGGGCAAACTGGTCGGCTACACGCCGCGGCCCGCGCTGTCGGCGAGCACTCACCTCGCCTTCACCCTGGACCCCGGCACGAAGTCGGTGATCCCAGCCGGCTCGGGTGCGAAGAGCGTCTCCGGGCAGAACCAGGTGCCCCAGACCTTCGAGACCACCGAAGACCTGATCGCCCGCGAGGAGTGGAACGCGCTGCAGGTCGCGCAGAACGAACCGGTGGACGTGAACGGGAACACCGCGCAGGGCATCCGGCGAATCGGCGTGGCGGGCACCTCGGCGAACCTCAAGACCGGGGACCGGCTGCTGTTCCTGTTCGGCTCGGACAATCCGGTGGTCCGCACCGTCGAGGTGGCCACCGCGGACTTCGCGGCCGGCCGGACCGAGGTCACGCTCACCGTGCCGGACGGACGGCGCAACGAGCTGAACCAGGCGATCGAGGATCTGGCGGACGTGATCGGCGAAGCACTGCCTGCGCCGGTGTCGCCGTGGACCGCTGATTCTGTCGCATTGCTGACGGCCGCGAAGAAGTACCTGGCCACTGTCGGTGAGGTGACCGTCGTGCCGTATCGGCTGTTGCGTACCGCCCAGCAGCTGAGCATGGACCTGCCCGAGCAGGCGGCGATCGCCGCGGCACACGCCGGGTGCGGCGTCCAGGATTGGTACGACTTGCGCGCGAAGCGGGTCATCGATGCCGCGGTGGCCCTGCTGAAGCTGATCCTTGAGACGACGCGCGACACCGATTACGAGACCGCGTACCTGAAGCAGCTCGCGCACGACTTGTTCTGCCCGTCGCAGGAATTGCTGGCCGACGGCCCGGTGCCCACGGCCGAGGTCCGGGACGGCGGGAAGCTCCCCTGCACGGACTGCTGCAACCGCGGCACCGCGCTGGTCGCGCTCACCCCCGTCCTGCCGTGGCTGCGCCGGGATCCGTCCCGGCCACCCCGCCGGGCGATCGATCTGCAGTCCACAGTGGACGATCTGTTCCGGGCCGATTCCGACGTGCACCCGAAGCTGCTCATCGCGGCCGACCCCCGGCTCGGCCCGAATCTGCACAAAGCCTGGGCGAACCAGCGGATCGCGCCGCCGCCCGCGTTGTCCGGCCTCCAGGTGCCCCGGGTCAAGGCGGTGACCATCGACCGTCCGGCGGGGACCACCGATCCGGACGGCACGACCGTGCTCTATCTGGACAACGTCTACGACGGAATCGCCCGGGACAGCTGGGTCGTGCTCGACCCGGGAGCGAACGCCACCTCGCCGATTCTCCAGCCTGAACCGGCGCAGGTCGTGTCGGTCACCCAGGCGACCGTCGACGTTACCGTGAAGGACGCCTCCGGCGCGGCGAAACCGGTGGGGACCAAGCAGGTCACCGTGCTGACCGTGCGGGAGACGTTCGTCCAGCCGCCACCGGCGGGCATCATCGTGTGGGCGCAGGGGGAATCGCTCACGGCGGTCGGCGACCCGATCACCACCGCCGTCGGCGGGACCGAGATCGAGCTGGGCCGGCTCTATGACGGGCTCCGGCCGGGCCGGTGGCTGGTGGTGTCCGGCGAACGCGCCGATGTCCCGCACACCAGCGGGATCCAGACGAGCGAGCTGACCATGGTCGCCGGCATCCGGCAGCGGGTGAACCCGGAGCAGCCGGGTGCGCATGTGCGTACCTACCTGGCGCTGGCCACCACACTGTCCTATCGGTACCGCCGGGCGACGGTGACCCTCTACGGCAACGTCGTGGCGGCCGACCAGGGGGAGACCCGCACCGAGGTGCTCGGCAGCGGCGACCCGGGTACCGCCGGGCAGACGTTCCCACTGCGGCAGATCACCGCGGACAACCCGCTCACCTTCCTGCCGTCGGCGAACGCCGAGGGCGCGGAAAGTACGCTCACCACCCGGGTTTCCGGGGTGCGCTGGCACGAGACGGACGGGCTGATCCGGTCCGGCCCGGCCGGGCACGACTACGAGGAGGTCGGCGCCCCGGACGGGACCCGCTCGGTCCGGTTCGGCGACGGTGTACACGGCGCCCGGGTGCCTGCCGGAGCAGAGAACGTCACCGCGGAATACCGGATCGGCGCCGGACACGACGGAAACGTCGATGCCGGGCAGATCAATCAGCTGTCCGGCCGGGCACCCGGGGTACGGTCGGTGCTCAACCCGCTGCCCTCGGGCGGCGGCGCGGACGGCGACGGACCGGCGGACGCCCGGGAGACCATCCCGCTGCGGATGCTGGCGCTGGACCGGTTGCTGTCGGTCCGGGACTACGCCGACTTCACCCGCGCCCGTGCCGGCATCGGCAAGGCTTCCGCGGTCCAGCTGTCCGACGGTGACCGCCAGGTCGTGCACGTGACCATCGCGGCGACCGGGGACGTCCGGATCGATCCGTCGTCCGGCCTGTTCACCACACTCGAAGACGCACTGGCCGCGTTCGGCGACCGCGGGGTCCCGGTGCGGGTCGCGGTGCGTGATCAGGTGCTGCTCGTGCTGCGGGCCGGGATCAAGGTCCTGCCCGACTACTCGTGGAACCTGGTGGAGCCGGCCGTGCGCGCCGCGCTGCTGGACCGATTCTCCTTTGCCCACAGGGAACTCGGCGAGCCCGCTTACCTCAGTGAGGTGTTCGCGGCGGTCCAGGCGGTGCCGGGCGTCGACTATGCCGACGTCGATGTGTTCGACGGGATCAGCGGTGATGTCACGCCGATCGAGCTGGCGACCATTGTGGACGGTCTGACCGAGGCGAAGGCCTGCGTTCCGGCACCCGGTGCGCGTTTCGCGGAGGTTTTCGACACGGTGGGTTATGTGAACGAGTTCGGCTGGGACACGCTGACCACGGTCGCGTTGCGGAATGGCCTGACGCTGGCTGAACTGGTCCGGCTGAATCCGCGGCTGGAGTCCGCGGAGTTGCCGGAGAACGGTCGGCTCACGGTGTTCCGCGGCATCCGCCCGGCCCGGCTCGCCGTGCTTCCCGGTGCCGTACCGGAGGCTCTGACCCTGGTGAGGATCCCATGA
- a CDS encoding DUF6519 domain-containing protein, protein MQADFSRRTFDPLKHFSAVLAQQGRVQLDADANEQAAILLHQLRTVVTDLVGPAAAADGGFRIEPELDARNATILDLDIAAGRCYVDGTMVENPARSEGTTYWNQPDGHLDPEQDRLPETGPFIVYLRVWERLITALQDPAIREVALGAPGPDTAARAKTVWQVAWCPGDSLGDFSSFRRSLNPAPGRLAARAKRPDDADDDICHLPPEARFRGPENQLYRVEVHTGGRAWQDSVPANGKTRRDDCPDRLSGATFKWSRENASVVFPVVAVSGATVTLATLGRDGKMDLDIGDYVELVDDATACRVADDVPIVQRPNPAPKLRQVVAIDPADRLVTLDSEVDDRCGPGTDPDLHPLLRRWDHPATARYEDGTRDVAVDGALPLVEDTWIDLEDGVQVCFDGPSASLAVGLGGSYRRGDYWQIPARTITGDVEWPQDDDGPRPLRPHGVEYHYAVLGIIGAGGQVTDRLVSFEPFFPKPGAVPGTDPADPPAADSPSPAPRAFPGSPEDVLGRETGPFEPEDSAAGVSPDFPATGGAGEEASAGSGVVGGVGGDVVAGSPEGGEAGMTGAAVPDGSPMLQRSGAVGGGSPVLQPVVSASAGSVAMGGVGGDAVAGSPKIGEAGTSGTAERDGSPILQPAVPASTGGGTPAPPVLDVPPPAVPGPVGQAGEGPGAQVVTEPEYSSVVSGPASRPDGSRPDSEAADWSGNQVVTEPENVPATSAPVPNPDRPPRTPSPDSVPRQEDQLSPPAPTTAVSADGIPGGFLGNQLTSWLRTVVPGIWAAIVAWLVTLGLPASATDWLSGLGNQVLVPLVLALVYALLRGLEPAMPPWLTRLLLGSNRPPAYAPGGTAAVPPTVSPR, encoded by the coding sequence ATGCAAGCCGACTTCTCGCGTCGCACTTTCGATCCGCTCAAGCACTTTTCCGCGGTCCTGGCCCAGCAGGGCCGGGTCCAGCTGGATGCGGACGCCAACGAGCAGGCCGCGATCCTGCTGCATCAGCTGCGCACCGTGGTGACCGACCTGGTCGGTCCGGCCGCCGCGGCCGACGGCGGATTCCGGATCGAGCCGGAGCTGGACGCCCGCAACGCCACGATCCTGGACCTGGACATCGCCGCCGGCCGCTGCTACGTCGACGGGACGATGGTGGAGAACCCCGCGCGCTCTGAGGGGACAACCTACTGGAACCAGCCCGACGGCCACCTCGACCCGGAGCAGGACCGGCTGCCCGAGACCGGGCCGTTCATCGTGTATCTGCGGGTGTGGGAACGGCTGATTACCGCCTTGCAGGACCCGGCGATCCGGGAGGTCGCACTCGGCGCGCCGGGACCGGACACCGCGGCCAGGGCGAAGACCGTCTGGCAGGTGGCCTGGTGCCCCGGAGACAGCCTCGGGGACTTCTCGAGTTTCCGGCGTTCGCTGAACCCGGCACCCGGGCGGCTCGCCGCGCGGGCGAAGCGGCCGGACGACGCGGACGACGACATTTGCCACCTTCCGCCGGAGGCGCGGTTCCGAGGTCCGGAGAACCAGCTGTACCGGGTCGAGGTGCACACCGGCGGCCGGGCTTGGCAGGACTCCGTACCGGCGAATGGCAAGACCCGCCGTGACGACTGCCCCGACCGCCTGTCCGGGGCGACCTTCAAGTGGTCGCGCGAGAACGCGTCGGTAGTCTTCCCGGTAGTGGCGGTGTCCGGGGCGACGGTGACGCTCGCGACGCTCGGCCGGGACGGCAAGATGGACCTGGACATCGGCGACTACGTCGAACTCGTCGACGACGCCACGGCCTGCCGGGTCGCCGACGACGTGCCGATCGTCCAGCGCCCGAACCCCGCGCCGAAGCTGCGGCAGGTCGTCGCGATCGATCCGGCCGACCGGCTGGTCACCCTGGATTCCGAAGTGGACGATCGATGCGGCCCGGGTACCGACCCGGACCTGCACCCCCTGCTGCGCCGCTGGGACCACCCGGCCACGGCCCGATACGAGGACGGCACCCGCGACGTCGCGGTGGACGGCGCACTGCCGCTGGTCGAGGACACCTGGATCGACCTGGAGGACGGAGTCCAGGTCTGCTTCGACGGCCCGTCCGCCAGCCTGGCGGTCGGCTTGGGCGGCAGCTACCGTCGCGGCGACTACTGGCAGATCCCGGCCCGCACGATCACCGGCGACGTCGAATGGCCCCAGGACGATGACGGCCCGCGCCCCCTTCGCCCGCACGGCGTGGAATACCACTACGCGGTGCTCGGCATCATCGGCGCGGGTGGCCAGGTGACCGACCGGCTGGTGTCCTTTGAACCGTTCTTCCCGAAACCGGGCGCGGTTCCCGGCACGGATCCCGCCGACCCGCCCGCGGCCGATTCCCCGAGTCCGGCGCCACGCGCTTTCCCGGGTTCCCCGGAAGACGTCCTGGGCCGAGAGACCGGGCCTTTCGAGCCGGAAGATTCGGCAGCCGGGGTCTCCCCGGACTTCCCGGCGACCGGCGGTGCGGGTGAAGAGGCTTCGGCCGGGTCTGGTGTGGTGGGGGGAGTCGGTGGAGATGTTGTTGCTGGGTCCCCGGAGGGTGGTGAGGCGGGTATGACGGGTGCGGCGGTACCCGACGGTTCCCCGATGCTGCAGCGGTCTGGTGCGGTTGGGGGCGGTTCTCCGGTGCTGCAACCTGTTGTGTCGGCTTCGGCCGGGTCTGTCGCGATGGGCGGAGTCGGCGGAGATGCCGTTGCCGGGTCCCCGAAGATTGGTGAGGCAGGCACGTCGGGTACTGCGGAGCGCGATGGTTCCCCGATACTGCAACCCGCCGTCCCGGCTTCGACCGGCGGCGGGACGCCCGCCCCGCCGGTGCTGGACGTTCCTCCTCCGGCCGTTCCCGGGCCGGTCGGACAGGCGGGGGAGGGGCCGGGCGCCCAGGTGGTGACGGAGCCGGAGTACTCGTCTGTCGTGTCCGGTCCTGCCTCGCGGCCGGATGGTTCGCGGCCGGACAGTGAGGCGGCAGACTGGTCAGGCAATCAGGTGGTGACCGAGCCGGAGAACGTGCCCGCCACATCCGCTCCCGTCCCGAATCCGGATCGTCCGCCCCGGACCCCGTCACCCGATTCGGTTCCCCGGCAAGAAGATCAGCTGTCCCCACCGGCCCCGACCACGGCCGTGTCCGCCGACGGAATACCGGGCGGCTTCCTTGGCAACCAGTTGACGTCCTGGCTGCGCACGGTGGTCCCCGGGATCTGGGCGGCGATCGTGGCCTGGCTGGTGACGCTGGGCCTGCCCGCCTCGGCCACCGACTGGCTGTCCGGCCTCGGCAACCAGGTGCTCGTGCCGCTCGTGCTCGCCCTTGTCTACGCGCTGCTGCGCGGGCTGGAGCCGGCCATGCCACCGTGGCTCACCCGGCTCCTGCTCGGCTCGAACCGGCCGCCGGCCTACGCCCCGGGCGGGACTGCGGCCGTTCCGCCCACGGTTTCCCCGCGCTAG
- a CDS encoding glycoside hydrolase domain-containing protein, whose translation MATWWIDYSAAKLSGATIAGAAVGPGSERASGAIRYLDAPGNLVTKHTDRTEYRSLLDAGLGLAMYFEVGKNDPMGGFARGQEYGRRALAGADYLGFPGVVFFCADRWFRTPGFPVITPAVWGAYLDGAVSILGRDRTGAYGFSDAIDAAAGHVDYFVQCGARSALRGFAHGWQDNNVQPTVGGITVDRVLIQRPIPFAPVGGAAVPRNDEEWTMQLPSGDHRSLSFDIPQGTNQIRVNCPIDFLTVHGIWQAGDGLPPGNEFDYRWSYEADFRIDRLRPWKIAVAGGATQGSIIYTYSPANPERMGSISFR comes from the coding sequence ATGGCCACCTGGTGGATCGATTACAGCGCGGCGAAGTTGTCCGGCGCCACGATCGCCGGCGCCGCGGTCGGCCCGGGCAGCGAGCGGGCCTCCGGCGCCATCCGCTACCTGGACGCGCCGGGCAATCTCGTCACCAAGCACACCGACCGGACCGAATACCGCAGCCTGCTCGACGCCGGCCTCGGCCTCGCGATGTACTTCGAGGTGGGCAAGAACGATCCGATGGGCGGTTTCGCGCGCGGGCAGGAATACGGCCGGCGTGCGCTCGCCGGGGCGGACTACCTCGGTTTCCCGGGAGTCGTCTTCTTCTGTGCGGACCGTTGGTTCCGCACACCGGGATTCCCGGTCATCACCCCGGCTGTGTGGGGAGCCTACCTCGATGGCGCGGTCAGCATTCTCGGCCGCGACCGTACGGGCGCCTACGGCTTCTCCGATGCCATCGACGCGGCGGCCGGCCATGTCGATTATTTCGTCCAGTGCGGCGCGCGCTCCGCGCTCCGCGGTTTCGCGCACGGCTGGCAGGACAACAACGTGCAGCCCACGGTCGGCGGCATCACGGTCGACCGGGTACTGATCCAGCGGCCGATCCCGTTCGCCCCGGTGGGCGGCGCGGCCGTGCCGAGGAACGACGAGGAGTGGACCATGCAGCTACCGTCCGGCGACCATCGGAGCCTGTCGTTCGACATTCCCCAGGGCACGAACCAGATCCGGGTCAACTGCCCGATCGATTTCCTGACCGTGCACGGGATCTGGCAGGCCGGTGACGGCCTCCCGCCCGGCAACGAATTCGACTACCGGTGGAGCTACGAGGCCGATTTCCGGATCGACCGCCTCCGCCCGTGGAAGATCGCGGTGGCGGGCGGCGCCACCCAGGGGTCGATCATCTACACCTACAGCCCGGCGAATCCGGAGCGGATGGGCTCGATCTCCTTCCGCTGA
- a CDS encoding carbohydrate-binding protein, with protein MHATEERGWMVRRTILALFASLTLLGGALLAPAATAAPESKSSVAAWSGWEDLGGVIVTGPAVSSWSANRLDVFGTGTDNAMWHKWWDGARWSAWENLGGVIIGNPAAVSWGPNRIDTFARGTDNALWHKWWNGSSWSGWESLGGVIVSGPAVSSWSANRLDVFAAGTDNAMWHKWWNGSSWSGWESLGGVIVGNPAAVSWGPNRIDTFARGTDNALWHKWWNGSSWSGWESLGGVIVSGPAVSSWSANRLDVFAAGTDNAMWHKWWNGSSWSGWESLGGVIVGNPAAVSWGPNRIDTFARGTNNALWHKWWS; from the coding sequence TTGCACGCCACCGAGGAAAGGGGATGGATGGTGCGTCGCACAATCCTGGCGCTCTTTGCAAGTTTGACTCTACTGGGAGGGGCTCTGCTCGCGCCCGCTGCCACGGCCGCACCGGAGTCGAAGTCGTCCGTTGCGGCATGGTCGGGCTGGGAAGACCTGGGCGGAGTAATTGTCACCGGCCCAGCGGTGTCGTCGTGGTCGGCGAACCGGCTCGACGTCTTCGGCACCGGCACCGACAACGCCATGTGGCACAAGTGGTGGGATGGTGCCAGATGGTCGGCCTGGGAGAATCTCGGTGGTGTGATTATCGGGAATCCTGCGGCTGTTTCGTGGGGTCCGAATCGTATTGACACCTTCGCTCGTGGTACGGACAACGCTCTTTGGCACAAATGGTGGAACGGTTCGTCCTGGTCGGGTTGGGAATCTCTCGGCGGTGTGATTGTTTCGGGTCCGGCGGTGTCGTCGTGGTCGGCGAACCGGCTCGATGTGTTCGCGGCTGGTACTGATAACGCGATGTGGCACAAGTGGTGGAATGGCTCGTCGTGGTCGGGCTGGGAGAGTCTTGGTGGTGTGATTGTCGGGAATCCTGCGGCTGTTTCGTGGGGTCCGAATCGTATTGACACCTTCGCTCGTGGTACGGACAACGCTCTTTGGCACAAATGGTGGAACGGTTCGTCCTGGTCGGGTTGGGAATCTCTCGGCGGTGTGATTGTTTCGGGTCCGGCGGTGTCGTCGTGGTCGGCGAACCGGCTCGATGTGTTCGCGGCTGGTACTGATAACGCGATGTGGCACAAGTGGTGGAATGGCTCGTCGTGGTCGGGCTGGGAGAGTCTTGGTGGTGTGATTGTCGGGAATCCTGCGGCTGTTTCGTGGGGCCCAAACCGTATCGACACCTTCGCCCGCGGCACCAACAACGCTCTCTGGCACAAATGGTGGAGCTGA